In Macaca thibetana thibetana isolate TM-01 chromosome 8, ASM2454274v1, whole genome shotgun sequence, one DNA window encodes the following:
- the STMN4 gene encoding stathmin-4 isoform X1 → MTLAAYKEKMKELPLVSLFCSCFLADPLNKSSYKYEGWCGRQCRRKDESQRKDSADWRERRAQADTVDLNWCVISDMEVIELNKCTSGQSFEVILKPPSFDGVPEFNASLPRRRDPSLEEIQKKLEAAEERRKYQEAELLKHLAEKREHEREVIQKAIEENNNFIKMAKEKLAQKMESNKENREAHLAAMLERLQEKDKHAEEVRKNKELKEEASR, encoded by the exons ATGACCCTTGCTG CCTACAAAGAGAAGATGAAGGAGCTTCCGCTGGTTTCCTTGTTCTGCTCCTGCTTCCTGGCCGATCCCCTGAATAAGTCTTCCTACAAATATGAAG GCTGGTGTGGGAGACAGTGTAGGAGGAAGGATGAAAGCCAGCGGAAAGACAGTGCTgactggagagaaagaagagcGCAGG CAGACACGGTGGACCTGAATTGGTGCGTCATTTCCGACATGGAAGTCATCGAGCTGAACAAATGCACCTCGGGCCAGTCCTTCGAAGTCATCCTGAAGCCACCCTCCTTTGATGGGGTGCCCGAGTTCAACGCCTCCCTGCCCAGGCGGCGAGACCCATCCCTGGAAGAGATCCAGAAGAAACTAGAAGCGGCTGAGGAGCGAAGGAAG TACCAGGAAGCGGAGCTCCTGAAACACCTAGCAGAGAAACGGGAACATGAGAGAGAGGTGATCCAAAAAGCCATTGAGGAAAACAACAACTTCATCAAGATGGCTAAGGAAAAACTGGCCCAGAAGATGGAATCCAATAAGGAGAACCGGGAGGCCCACCTGGCTGCCATGTTGGAACGGCTGCAAGAGAAG gACAAGCATGCCGAGGAGGTGAGGAAAAACAAGGAGCTGAAGGAAGAGGCCTCCAGGTAA
- the STMN4 gene encoding stathmin-4 isoform X2, with protein MTLAAYKEKMKELPLVSLFCSCFLADPLNKSSYKYEGWCGRQCRRKDESQRKDSADWRERRAQADTVDLNWCVISDMEVIELNKCTSGQSFEVILKPPSFDGVPEFNASLPRRRDPSLEEIQKKLEAAEERRKYQEAELLKHLAEKREHEREVIQKAIEENNNFIKMAKEKLAQKMESNKENREAHLAAMLERLQEKEPPAAR; from the exons ATGACCCTTGCTG CCTACAAAGAGAAGATGAAGGAGCTTCCGCTGGTTTCCTTGTTCTGCTCCTGCTTCCTGGCCGATCCCCTGAATAAGTCTTCCTACAAATATGAAG GCTGGTGTGGGAGACAGTGTAGGAGGAAGGATGAAAGCCAGCGGAAAGACAGTGCTgactggagagaaagaagagcGCAGG CAGACACGGTGGACCTGAATTGGTGCGTCATTTCCGACATGGAAGTCATCGAGCTGAACAAATGCACCTCGGGCCAGTCCTTCGAAGTCATCCTGAAGCCACCCTCCTTTGATGGGGTGCCCGAGTTCAACGCCTCCCTGCCCAGGCGGCGAGACCCATCCCTGGAAGAGATCCAGAAGAAACTAGAAGCGGCTGAGGAGCGAAGGAAG TACCAGGAAGCGGAGCTCCTGAAACACCTAGCAGAGAAACGGGAACATGAGAGAGAGGTGATCCAAAAAGCCATTGAGGAAAACAACAACTTCATCAAGATGGCTAAGGAAAAACTGGCCCAGAAGATGGAATCCAATAAGGAGAACCGGGAGGCCCACCTGGCTGCCATGTTGGAACGGCTGCAAGAGAAG GAACCGCCTGCTGCGCGGTGA
- the STMN4 gene encoding stathmin-4 isoform X3: MTLAAYKEKMKELPLVSLFCSCFLADPLNKSSYKYEADTVDLNWCVISDMEVIELNKCTSGQSFEVILKPPSFDGVPEFNASLPRRRDPSLEEIQKKLEAAEERRKYQEAELLKHLAEKREHEREVIQKAIEENNNFIKMAKEKLAQKMESNKENREAHLAAMLERLQEKDKHAEEVRKNKELKEEASR, from the exons ATGACCCTTGCTG CCTACAAAGAGAAGATGAAGGAGCTTCCGCTGGTTTCCTTGTTCTGCTCCTGCTTCCTGGCCGATCCCCTGAATAAGTCTTCCTACAAATATGAAG CAGACACGGTGGACCTGAATTGGTGCGTCATTTCCGACATGGAAGTCATCGAGCTGAACAAATGCACCTCGGGCCAGTCCTTCGAAGTCATCCTGAAGCCACCCTCCTTTGATGGGGTGCCCGAGTTCAACGCCTCCCTGCCCAGGCGGCGAGACCCATCCCTGGAAGAGATCCAGAAGAAACTAGAAGCGGCTGAGGAGCGAAGGAAG TACCAGGAAGCGGAGCTCCTGAAACACCTAGCAGAGAAACGGGAACATGAGAGAGAGGTGATCCAAAAAGCCATTGAGGAAAACAACAACTTCATCAAGATGGCTAAGGAAAAACTGGCCCAGAAGATGGAATCCAATAAGGAGAACCGGGAGGCCCACCTGGCTGCCATGTTGGAACGGCTGCAAGAGAAG gACAAGCATGCCGAGGAGGTGAGGAAAAACAAGGAGCTGAAGGAAGAGGCCTCCAGGTAA
- the STMN4 gene encoding stathmin-4 isoform X5: MTLAAYKEKMKELPLVSLFCSCFLADPLNKSSYKYEADTVDLNWCVISDMEVIELNKCTSGQSFEVILKPPSFDGVPEFNASLPRRRDPSLEEIQKKLEAAEERRKYQEAELLKHLAEKREHEREVIQKAIEENNNFIKMAKEKLAQKMESNKENREAHLAAMLERLQEKEPPAAR, encoded by the exons ATGACCCTTGCTG CCTACAAAGAGAAGATGAAGGAGCTTCCGCTGGTTTCCTTGTTCTGCTCCTGCTTCCTGGCCGATCCCCTGAATAAGTCTTCCTACAAATATGAAG CAGACACGGTGGACCTGAATTGGTGCGTCATTTCCGACATGGAAGTCATCGAGCTGAACAAATGCACCTCGGGCCAGTCCTTCGAAGTCATCCTGAAGCCACCCTCCTTTGATGGGGTGCCCGAGTTCAACGCCTCCCTGCCCAGGCGGCGAGACCCATCCCTGGAAGAGATCCAGAAGAAACTAGAAGCGGCTGAGGAGCGAAGGAAG TACCAGGAAGCGGAGCTCCTGAAACACCTAGCAGAGAAACGGGAACATGAGAGAGAGGTGATCCAAAAAGCCATTGAGGAAAACAACAACTTCATCAAGATGGCTAAGGAAAAACTGGCCCAGAAGATGGAATCCAATAAGGAGAACCGGGAGGCCCACCTGGCTGCCATGTTGGAACGGCTGCAAGAGAAG GAACCGCCTGCTGCGCGGTGA
- the STMN4 gene encoding stathmin-4 isoform X4: MTLAAYKEKMKELPLVSLFCSCFLADPLNKSSYKYEDTVDLNWCVISDMEVIELNKCTSGQSFEVILKPPSFDGVPEFNASLPRRRDPSLEEIQKKLEAAEERRKYQEAELLKHLAEKREHEREVIQKAIEENNNFIKMAKEKLAQKMESNKENREAHLAAMLERLQEKDKHAEEVRKNKELKEEASR, translated from the exons ATGACCCTTGCTG CCTACAAAGAGAAGATGAAGGAGCTTCCGCTGGTTTCCTTGTTCTGCTCCTGCTTCCTGGCCGATCCCCTGAATAAGTCTTCCTACAAATATGAAG ACACGGTGGACCTGAATTGGTGCGTCATTTCCGACATGGAAGTCATCGAGCTGAACAAATGCACCTCGGGCCAGTCCTTCGAAGTCATCCTGAAGCCACCCTCCTTTGATGGGGTGCCCGAGTTCAACGCCTCCCTGCCCAGGCGGCGAGACCCATCCCTGGAAGAGATCCAGAAGAAACTAGAAGCGGCTGAGGAGCGAAGGAAG TACCAGGAAGCGGAGCTCCTGAAACACCTAGCAGAGAAACGGGAACATGAGAGAGAGGTGATCCAAAAAGCCATTGAGGAAAACAACAACTTCATCAAGATGGCTAAGGAAAAACTGGCCCAGAAGATGGAATCCAATAAGGAGAACCGGGAGGCCCACCTGGCTGCCATGTTGGAACGGCTGCAAGAGAAG gACAAGCATGCCGAGGAGGTGAGGAAAAACAAGGAGCTGAAGGAAGAGGCCTCCAGGTAA
- the STMN4 gene encoding stathmin-4 isoform X6: protein MTLAAYKEKMKELPLVSLFCSCFLADPLNKSSYKYEDTVDLNWCVISDMEVIELNKCTSGQSFEVILKPPSFDGVPEFNASLPRRRDPSLEEIQKKLEAAEERRKYQEAELLKHLAEKREHEREVIQKAIEENNNFIKMAKEKLAQKMESNKENREAHLAAMLERLQEKEPPAAR, encoded by the exons ATGACCCTTGCTG CCTACAAAGAGAAGATGAAGGAGCTTCCGCTGGTTTCCTTGTTCTGCTCCTGCTTCCTGGCCGATCCCCTGAATAAGTCTTCCTACAAATATGAAG ACACGGTGGACCTGAATTGGTGCGTCATTTCCGACATGGAAGTCATCGAGCTGAACAAATGCACCTCGGGCCAGTCCTTCGAAGTCATCCTGAAGCCACCCTCCTTTGATGGGGTGCCCGAGTTCAACGCCTCCCTGCCCAGGCGGCGAGACCCATCCCTGGAAGAGATCCAGAAGAAACTAGAAGCGGCTGAGGAGCGAAGGAAG TACCAGGAAGCGGAGCTCCTGAAACACCTAGCAGAGAAACGGGAACATGAGAGAGAGGTGATCCAAAAAGCCATTGAGGAAAACAACAACTTCATCAAGATGGCTAAGGAAAAACTGGCCCAGAAGATGGAATCCAATAAGGAGAACCGGGAGGCCCACCTGGCTGCCATGTTGGAACGGCTGCAAGAGAAG GAACCGCCTGCTGCGCGGTGA